TCATGTGACACACGAATCTCGTCCACGGCAACAGAAAACCCCTTCAACGCCTTCACACCTACAAGCCTGTTGCCCATTTGAATCACTGCAAGAAAGCGTCCAATCCTGTGCCTCACTGGAGCGGGAAGCTCATGGACTATCTCCCGCGTATCTCCAAGAAAAACAAGTTGCTTCCTCGACGTCCCCATCCTTCGCCCTCCTATGCTTTTGCGCTCAATTACCCCGCATTCCTATAATAAACCGCCCCGAACCGAAGGGTCCAGGGCGGTGTTTCAGTTTTCTGATGTTTGTCTTTTCGCCTCAGGAACTCAGCGACACGAGATAGGCAATCAGATCGGCCATGGCCTGTTGGTCGATGGCTGCTTCGAGGCCCTCGGGCATCAGGGACAGTTCCGCGCTCTCCACGGACTCGATGTTGACGCGCAGGATGGTGTCCGCTTCGCCGCTGGCACGGCTCAGGGTGATGCTGGTGGCGGTTTCGCCGGAGATGAGTCCGCTGTAAGTTTCCAGGTCGAGGGTTTCGACCGTGTAATT
This region of Candidatus Hydrogenedentota bacterium genomic DNA includes:
- a CDS encoding type II toxin-antitoxin system RelE/ParE family toxin codes for the protein MGTSRKQLVFLGDTREIVHELPAPVRHRIGRFLAVIQMGNRLVGVKALKGFSVAVDEIRVSHDREAYRAVYTVHLGDRVYLLHVFHKKSKSGIGIPPRDLELIQRRLAKAIQMEDERNGCR